The Agelaius phoeniceus isolate bAgePho1 chromosome Z, bAgePho1.hap1, whole genome shotgun sequence genomic interval TTGGACAATTTTAGCAGCATTTTACAGTCCTTCATAAAGTAAAACCAGGAATGAATTAAAAAGAATGCCTGCACACACCTCATTCAAAATACCAAATATCATGGGCAGTAACTGTTGATATATCACAGTCATAATCAGAAAATTTTGAGTCCAGCAATTAATTCGACATGGGGAGTACTGCAGCAAATAGATCAGATTCAACATTTTATGGCAAAGTAACTATTTACAACTCGTATGTACAGCTTCTGGACTTATAAAACGACGGAGAGCTAGAAAGTTGTGTAAAGTCAagtttgaaatttaaaaaaaaatttaaaaagcacttGTCCAACCAATTTGGAGACACTTTGGCATGCCAAAAGAGgccgtttttttttttttggttcacTGCAACTCTTTTAAAACCAGCACATATAATGCATCAGTGAGGCCAGATATCCTGGGCAATATAGGCAAGTCTCTGTTGTGTCTCTGATGTTAGCTATTGGGGGAGCCAATATCCACTGTGATCTTTGTGTAGAGAGGGTATTTGTCAGTTCTTAACACCTTGTAGGATAGTGTATTTAAGCCATCAGAATTCATTGTCTCCCGTGTGTGAGCAATTCGGTCAAACCtgcaggaagggaagaaaaaaaagtgggggagaggatggagacaacaaggaaagaaaggaaaaatgtttaaaCAATCTGATCTTTGCATGCCTCTCAGGCAGCATCGCAGGTGTTTCAAGAAAAACCTGAGTATCAGTGCCATAAACTCCCACATTTGGCCAGCCTGAGCAATGGGCCAATGCATTCCTATGGGGTCAAATTATAGCTAGGAAGAAGCAGCCAAGCTTTTAAATCACACAGGtccttttccagctctgcaCTAGAGCAGAGGTTTATACCCCAAAGACAAGCTGGAAACAATTGCTCAGAATCTAATTTTCTgcatttaagaaataaaaaaaccaggagaggcctggagaggagcagaggaagagcaggagcagagagctCAGTCAGCAAGGAGACGGCTGCAGCCTTTCCCCACTGGACCTTTGTGCCCGGCAAAGAGAAGGCCAAGCAGTTGGAGCAGCAAGGGCAGGAGGCACCCCTAAACCTGATGTGGGGAAGGGTGAGACACACCTCTCGGGGTTGGGTTCATTCTTCCTGTCCCGGGAATGCCGGATCATTCTGCACTTCCCAATGACCGCATCCGGACGGGATATCCCCATGCCTTTAAACACCAGCCTGCAGAAAGCGAGTACATTAAACACTCAAAGGATGTGGGATGCTCTGCTACACCTTCCACAAACAACCACTGGTTTTACCTactgttttttggttgtttttgagGGGGGATGTTACTAACGCACTCCCAAGCTTGCCGACACAAGGAAGGAAAGCCAGTCCCTCTCCACACAGACACTATCtatcacacagagcagagaccTCCCCTGCCAACACCAAGATAGCTCACCACACCCTCACTTACACCTCCATCTCCTCCAAACAACACCCAACACCCACAttagccctggcacaggctgtagACTCGAATTTGAGTGGGAGTCATCTAGTTTTTTAACCCATCTGGATGGGAGCCAGAGGAGCACTTATTTCTTGTGATGTTAAAGCTGCAGTGTTGGGGGAAACCAAAGTGAATGGTGGTGACACAGCATAAAGGAGACACATGGTCAGAGTCACAGTGGCACCAGCTGAGACCTACTGGGTGAGGGGCAGCCTGTCTTTGTTTGCATGCTCTCTACAAAGCACCTGCTGAGTTTTTTCATAGATATCAGTGATGAAAAATACTTGACTTCTTGTTTACCTCTCTCTTTTCACTTCTTTGTAGCATCTTCTGTTCCTTAAAACCTGAGTGCCCCCAAAAGAAAGAACTGCCACCTTGATCTGAATGCCCTACTGGAAAGCTgtccctttcttctttttttaaacagaagtgCAAAACCTCAGgaagatacattttttttttaaacacctttTCTGAAGCCTAGAAGAGTTCAGAAATCCCAGAGAAAAGATCACAGAGTGGTTTTGATACTGAGAAACATGAAGAAGGCCTCCAAATACAAGCCCCTCATGATGATTTCTCTCAGTGAATGCTGTGGATATGTGAAGCTGAAAGGTAGCATGTTCATCCTTTGCCCTGGTCttctcagcctgccctgtgagAACACCTTCATCCTCTCCTGCACTTCTGAGCCTTGCTCAGCCTCCTTCCAGTGAAGCTCACATGGCTCACAGCATCATACAGACAGCCCGACAAGTGGAACTCTCCTGGGAACAAAGGGATCTGCTACAAGGCTGCAGACCCAAACAAATCTTGGGTTGCATTGGGCAAGGTTGATCAAAGTCTCATCCACCTTCAGCTGCATGTCCTGAATTCCCTTCTTTGAGCCAGTACTGGGAGACCAGAAGGACACTGCCCCAGCCAGTGCACTGGTGTGGGTGCTATTGGTGAGGGTATAGGGAGAATGAACAatggcagggggaggggggtgACTTTTCCAACTAGAGCCTCTCCCCACTGCACTCTGGGAGCTGAGAAATGGGGTGCCAGCAGGAACATGCTCTCACTGAGCCAGTAGGTTGCCCACACATCACCTTCACCTTCTGCCTGGAGACACCCCATGTCCTCCCACACCCaggtgacaccagcagggctgtgttcaTCCCCACCCCGAATGCACCCCAGGGTGCCAAGGAGGAAAAATTATTTACCTGTTATAAATGTCATCATCTTCACCACCCCAGCCCCAGTAATTGTTTGGGAACCCATTGATCTTTGTGAACTGCTCTTTGCTCAGGGCGGACACGCCTCCAAAATACTGATTGTAAGGCAAcctggaagcagagaaaagagcaCATTAGAGGAGAAGAGGGTGTTAGCCAAGGGGCAGCCTGCCTGCCTGAAAAGGGCTTGCTGCTGCCCTTCACCCAGCCCACACCCACTGCAAGGCACCTTCCTGCCACAGGAAGCAGCCATGTGTTGCAGTACTCTGGACTCATCTGAGGGAGAGGGAACtggtgagctcagtcccaaatATATCTGAGAAGTATTTTGCAACTGGAAGTAGCTGCAGCCTTTTTCTAAGCAGTACACTGTCCTCAAAGGACAGGCTGAAATGCATATCACCTCACCGAACGTGATATGAATGCCACAGGAGTGGCAAGAGCTCAGACAGACACTGGATATGCCACAGAGCCTTCTCCTTGTGCagctccactgctcaccttcaCACTCCTCAGTGCCCCGAAAGGAAGCTTGCAGCCCAAAACTGAGCTGGCAGTGTGACCTTGCACACAGAAAGCCAACCAGCTCCCACCTGAAACAGGACAATTCACCAGGAGACTGGGGACAGATGAAATTCAGACCCAGAGCATAAGGAGAGGGTCCACACGGGGATCACCAGGATGTAGTACAGACTTGTCTTTGCTTTAACAAGCAGAGAAATCCCCAGGGCCACGCATTTCTGTTTTAAGCTTCACCTCCGTGCAAGAAAGAGCTacagctgctgcagtgacagTGGCAGTTCTGCTTGGAGCAGGGCTTGGGTCTGGAGTGGAGACATGCACAGACCCTGCCAACACCACCACTGCTATAGCTTTAGCACTACTGGCCACCACAGGGTCATGACCAGTCTTCACTTTATAGATGAGCTTTTAAGCTCCTCCCTGAGGATTTgggacaggggaaaaaaaacaaacaaccaaaactgaaaggaaaagcaagacACGTTTTTGTTCAGAACAGCTTGCTAAACCCAAATATATGCTGCAAGAAGTTtcactctgtgctgctctcatGTACCAGGGCAGGTCTCTCAGTGGCATAAAACCAAACAGCCAAAAAATTTTTGTCTTGCTCTTAAAATAGTGTCTGATGCAGTCTTTTTAAAGCTGCACATAATTCTCAGTGTGTGAGAGTGTCTCACTTTTCAGACTGGGTGGAAACACTAGCTGTCCTCCAGCTCCTAGACTGAAACACAAGAAGGGATATGTGGGCATCTGCAAAACGAAGGCTGCTTAGCTCTTCCTCACCCTTCGTTTCACCTTCCAGAAGCTGTGAATTTTAATAAAGTCCTCAGCTGCATTTCTctgccctcctcccctgcagccacccgctccctgcagggccctgcaggTTAAGACAGGCTTTTGGGAGAGATGCTTTCCCATGCTTTCAGTGGTGGGTGGGGATGTGTAACACTGCGCCTGCCCTGCTAGGCTGGCAGTGCTATTAGGAAACAGATGCCACTCCAAAAGGCGTCTCACCGAAATCCAAATTTATCCATGGATACAGAGAGGTGTCGTGGCTGGCTGTAACATTTGTAGGTGTTCCTGTCATCCATTGGGATGAGGTCTACATCACTAAACACAAAGCAATCATAGTCATACTCCTTTAAGGCCTCTGCAAATCCAATATTCAGCAGTTTAGCACGGTTAAATTCTTCTTCTCCATcctaatttaaaaacaaataaaaacagttAAGTGACTTAGATATGACAGTTGACATCAGCAGTTTCTTACCTGTTGCCAGATGCCAGTGTTGCTGCAGAGGGCTGACATGCCCTGATGACAGACTGAGCTCAAGCCCAAGCACTGCTCTTGCAGCACCCATGGCATGTTTGCAGCAGACCCCAAATGCTGCCTGTGGAACAATGACACTCGGGTCAGCTGCAAACCGTGGGGGCAGGAAAAATGGCTGAGGAAAGGCTGgacccagctcagctcccatcTCTTGGTGGGAGCCCCCAGGAGGGCAGGTTTGATCCAATGGTAAGCAGTCCCTATGTCCCACTCCATGCACAGGCATTTAAGGATTGAATTTTCTTACACAGGGTAAGCAGGTGGGGtttcctggagcagcagagaaaagcaaaaagaggTGAGCTCCTCTGGAAGAAGGGACTCTTGCTGCAGAGAGAAACATGGGCAGTGCTTTAACTTACAGCCATGACAAGGACCATGGACCAAAACCCTGCTGTGGCCAGAATTTCAGCACCCTCCTCCTCAGCtctgccacaacatggctgtgAGACTGTagcacagccactgctgagcAACACACCAGACCTGATTTGCAAAGCACGAGATGGCACCAGGAGCCAAGGTCTGATGCTTTGCTGCTCACCTCTGACCCTCTGCCAAGCCCTGAGCAGCCATgagcagaggagcaggctgctccctgggctctgggcagcaggtTTGGCACATGGCTGTGACACAGCCTTGGTTACTGCATGGCAGGCCAGCATGAGCTGCTTCCCAAaagggctgcagctggagaggtggatgctgccactgctgcagtggCACATCCCCCTCTTTGGAGCTCTTCACCACTGTTCATCTCTCCTGGGGGCCTTGACAGATGGGGGGAAATGCAATCAGGAAGGTTCTCGCCATGATGGGAAGGACTTGAAAAGAGTTGACACTACAGCAGGGCATATTTATCTCAGGGCAAGCACAGCTAATGAAGGGACTGGCAAAAAACAGGGCAAGAAAATCTCTACTTTCCTCCCCAGATAATGAAGCACCTGAGGAGAACCTGTCTGGCccttttcaggaaaaaacatttcaaaagcaCATGTGGATTTGAGCACAAGTACAGGCTCACAAAATACTGAGTACTTTAGCTTTTTAGCTAAAAGATCATACCAAAAACCCAATAATACTGGTGGTTTGAGAGTAAGGATTTCCAATTGAAGACCCCACTCTGCAGCAGcttcaaacccaaaccctgtACAAGGCAACAGAGCAGGTAGAAAGAAACTCACAGGGCATCGCTCAAAGAGATTGAAGGGTTTTGCCAACCTTGAAACCAAGACTGCCAAATCCATTCCGTTTTTAGTCCTCCACACTCTCTGAGCAGTGTTAAGACAAAGGACTCCCCCACTGTGCAAGCTGTCCCCCTACCCTGCACTACCCACACCCAACATGGGATGCAAATCAAGGATGGATAAAATACTGtgcccaaggagcagcagcttgAAACACCACACTCATTGTAACAGCTTTATCTGGTTAATAAGCAATCATTTTGGTAACCATTTAATCCAGACTAATTAACAGATTTGCTGCTGAAGAGCCAATGCAGGTTCTTGAAACAGCCCCAAGTATATTCCAAATTAAGGTTTTAAAATACAAGTGTCAAACCAGTTTTCAAAAGCATTACTCCCTTGCCTTGGGCATAAATGACTTCACAGGGAGGAGTAAGCTTTCATGGAAGAGGATCTGAGCAAATTCTTAGCATCCTCACCCAAAACAAAAGGGTTCACACAACAATAAGGTGGTGGGTGGACGATCATCATCACACATAAAGCAAGAGCAGTGAAAACTCAAGTACAGAAAATGAAGGCAAGTGGAACAAAGaggctggggaaaggaagcAACTGAGGTCATAAGATTGGAGGATTTTCTTTCCCCAGCaaaggctgctgccagcccaagCTGCCCAGCACTCCTCAGGTCCTACGACACCAAACCCAGACTTGGCTCCAAGGTTCTGAGGGGGACTCGACCTAGTGCTGGTGCAATGTGCTCACACCTCAAAGCAACTGCTGGGGCCTCATTTCATACCCTTTGGCTGCTCTTTTCCTAATGAAATTCAAGGCAAAGGGCACCAATTTTGTTACCAGCAGAGGCTTAGCTGTAATTAACCAGTGCCTTCAGGCAGCCTCTAACTCCTCTGGATGACACATGGGGATAACAGCACTACAAGGAGCAGTGTTTTTAAACCtgtccccaaaaaatctcaaagcaCAGAGAGTTTTGTACCGAGAGCATGCAGGACCCTTCCTGCTACCCCACCCATGGGACCCTGGCAGAGCTCACACTGGAGCCCACACTGTGCACggagagggacaggacacagggcaaACACTTCATGTGGGCATTGACACTCTCCTCCCAAATGGCCCCGCAGCTTCACAGTCTGGCATCCAAAAGACTAGCAAGAAGGGAATCACAGCCTatacagaaaacaaagaacTCTCTCCAAGCCATTTTTTACTAACTTTACGGTGAACATGTAGCTCATGCAGCAAACTTTGCAAGACCATTACCAACTGTGACTGCTTTGAGGCAGGAGGTTGCTTTTCTGTCCCAGAAGGTATGTGGGGATTTAACACAGTATATTGgaacaaaaaaagacaagagGTTTTGCTTTTTGCAGAAGCTCTGTTTCTTTACCTAAGGCAATGTGGAAGCACTGGCGTGCTTGCAGTATCTGAGATTCAAATATCTCTCAAAACTCACATGCACGCTGCAATCTTTGACTGATCTGTGACATTTtggaaaaacaaccaaacaacaaaccagAGCTGTGAAAACTTCCTTCCAGGTCAGCAGAGAGCACAGTACCTGCCGGTGAGCCTTGAGAAAGCAGGTAAAGCACTGCTGAAAAAACCTCCATCCCTTGCCTCTGCCTAGTGGCTTGCCATCCCATGAATGCTGCTATTTGTCACAAAGAAATGGATTAGTTTGGACTTGCTTGGACAGAGGAGCATTATCCTGAAGAGCGAGGCAGCACACAGAGGACTGCTAGTTAGACAATGCAGTCAAGCTCTAGACATAGCCTCCATGCTCTCCTAAGCTTTCAGACAGAAAATATGTAATCCAAGCACatttttgctattttcttttcctgacaaTTTTGTCCCAATATTTTCTTGTCCTGAAATTTAACCCATGTCTGAGTTCAGTGCTGGTGCCCAGCACCTGCTTCTGGCTCATGAATTAACTCTGTCACTCCCAGAACAAATTGCTGCCTCAGTCCTGCAAGGTCTAACACTGACTCCTTCTTGCACCCGGAGATGAATGATCAGCCTGAGCAGAAGAACATCCAGGCTTTTTTACTTCCCATCCCTTACCTCAGCTGAATCTGGCTTGTTCACCCAGATCTGCCAAAGGAGGCAgggttcctttttttttcagtgcttaaacagaaaaaaattgaggTTTTTGGAATCGTTACTCAAACTAAAGAAGTTACAAACCAGCAAGAAGCCACATGTCCTGACTTTGCTCTGCCTCCTACATCTATGCAGGAGGCAGCTTTGTGATTCCTCCTGCAGACAGCACAGATGAAATGTGGCTGCATCTCTCTCACCTGAATCCTACGCTCATCAGACCTCATGGAGGTAATGGTGAGGATCTACGTTGTATGTTTCTGGCCAACGAGGAGAACCATCACCCCCAGTGGGAGCTTGCTAGCTAATACACTGAGATAGCCTGAACCACACTCGCCATATCCATGGGGAAGTCCTTCCTCCAGTGGACTTGACCAGGTAGAAACAAATTTCCAGAGCCATATCAGGAGATACTTTGGTGTTTCTCTGTCACAGGGTGTTTTGAGACCTCAGCACTATTACACTGGGCAGTGGGAGAGAGCAGCCACAGTTGAAACCTGCCTCCCCTGCCACTGCAAGGGTAACCAGCAGCTGAGCACAATTCCTTCCTTTGCCCACAAACCTGATACCCCCTGCAAAGTAACACGAGTAAGAGTGATGCCCCAACCACTTCACACACACACGTGCACACACCTCTCTGGAAAACTGCTACCAAGACACTGCAAATGGCACCAGGGGCCAGTGGAAAATGGTTGAACAACTGCCCAGTTTCCAGGGAATTGGCTAAGTCTTCCCTTTCTTAAACTTTTGTCTGGCTGCATGGGCATTTGCATGGGCTGAAATGCAGTGAGAAGATTAGTTTCTAGAGCTGAGCATCCGCCTGGCAGTGGCCGCAGGTGTGGGAGGACACACGGATAAGGGTGGGAGTAAGCAAGGCTGAGGGAGACACTGCAAATTTGTCACTTGTGGGGTACTGatgggccctgggcagagcatgcCCAGCCATGTCCTCTTCAGATTTACCTGAAAAATCCTCCAATGCACAGGGTTTGGATTTTTCTAGGGGTAGAGCGTGAGAGGTGAAACACAATACATTATTTTCCACTGGCTCCCGTTACATACCAGACATTTTACAAACATCATCCCCCTGACTTCAGCCAAGTCCTACTCAGAGGCATTCAGGCACGCAAGAACAGCACGGAGGAGACACAATGGACTCGTGACAGAAACACATTGCGCTGAAAGGAAGAAGTTTGACATTACCAGTGCAGCAGTAGCAGGGCTCAGCGCTCCTCTTTCTTTCTATGAGATGCAGAGCACAGAAGAGCATGTAGGCAGCGTGTAAGAACCAGATCACACAGTAATTCTCCTTGCTTCAGTGATTGCTTTGATATAGACAGGATTAACAAGTAAAGGTAATATTTCCCCactagaaggaaaaataaaataaaaaaaaaaaggagggcaGATGCAAAGGGAAGGACAgacaagaaaaagagaaaagcaattgTCAAGACAGCAGAGAAATAAGACTGTTTTCCTACTGTACTTCTGGAAGAATTAATGCATTTTCTGTATCTCTCTCTATTCAGTGTTCCCACTCACCCTTGGGAGATGCATCCAGTGGTTTTACTACCACTGACCACTCCACTTCTAGACACAGCTTATTAGAGGCATGCAGAAGGAGAATGTTTACTTTACAAATCAAGTAGTCTTACTTGCTAACCTATATCTACTGGATGTGGCCAGGGCATATATACCCTGTGTACTGCATTTCACTCTCACTCAAACTATGCCCACCCAAGAAAAGCATTTGCTTCAGAAACTTCTGTGAGAGTTAACTGTAAAGGACACAGCCCTAGTGCTGGAGAACAGGACCACAGAAGAGGAGTAGCCAGCAACACAGGGCAATGCAAGCCAGCATGCAccatcacagcagcagcagggactccAACCAGGCTTCAGACACTGCCTGCCTTTAGGGGCACCAGCCCTGCTTTCCTCACGCTGGAACACCACCCCCAGCTGCACACAATGGGGGTGGTTGCTCTCTCACAAGCGATGCCCCAGACCACGTGCAGGCAGCTCTCACAGCTGGTGCTGACTTCACCTgcctgggaaagcagcagccccCACCGCAGGGCCACTGCTGGGTGCCACACTACCCTCCTGCTTCCGAGCcgtgctcagagcagggaggcACCACCTGCACCCCTGGCCAGCAGGGTCTGTGGCTCAGCCAGCCCCGTGGCACCAGCAACTCACACGGGCAAGGAAACGCAGCCCGAAGCACAGAGGGCTGCGgctggccctgtgctgctgcaccacagcagcaccagctctcCTTGCTTTCCACAGGATGGGTTTCCCTACAGGGCTCAATTCTAGGGCACAGCACGCCTGTCTGCATGCTGCAGAGATGCCTTGTGTCCTCAGCAGTGTGGCTGCCAGGCCACAAGCGCAGTCAGATGCagacactgaaccctcttggctgTTGTGCTGCAGAAGTACTACTGATTCCCCAGAAATCCCTTTTGTCCTGACCTCTGGCACCCTGGAAATGAGCAAAGCAAGAGAAATTGTAGTAATGGAGTATCAGTTTTCTCTCTTGGGATAAGTCTCCCCCTACTTTCAAGTCTGTGATGAAATTCATCACCTGGGTGACCATTTTAAATATTCATGGTGTTTGATATGCCCAAACACACCAGCTGATCCAAGCAGAAATTTAAGGAGTTAACACTTAAAGAAGCATGTTATTTCATCTCAGTTCTTACTGAGCTgagaaaacagaataaaaatacatatCCAAGAGAGAAACTGCAGTGGAATTGTCCAGAAGGTGGTCTCTGCTGAGGCTCTCAGAATTGCATCTGCCCTTTCACCCTGCAGCCTGTACAAACGCCTGCACATTTTAAGCCTTTCTAAGGGTGAACAACACTCACTTATCTAAACACCATTATGCTATAAAGTAAGACAGCTTGTCTTGAGtgaaatgtgcatttttatgcctttctttttttaaaaggcagATTGAAGGCCACCAGATAGCAAGaagaaaaagccccaaaaccaaaaactccAATAACTTCTCCATGATTGcttgtttcttttctatttccCTGAAGACAGCCACTTACCTGCCCCACTGCCACAGCTTTGTTTTCTCCATCCTGACTTTGGGCACTAACATGAACAGAAGGTGTTTGATAAAGTGAAATCCTGCACACTTATGGCACATCTACTACCAAACTAGGCATTAATACCAACTTGTCACCTTAAAAATCTCTGCATGCCATTCCTGCAGCAGTTGGGAAAAAAGAACATATGGAAAGAGGTAATTAATTGAGTTATACTATTAGGAATTCTTTCCTCCTCACCAAGTGGTTTCTTTAAGCAGAAACTCTTAGGAATGAATTGCACCTGAGCAGAAGTGGGGATCTCGGGTTTTCCACCAAAGGCATTGAAGcaaattttttcttccttttctttttctttttttaagcaacCTTATTCCTGCCTGCCAGCCTACTGCTTTTCAAAGAAAAGCAGCCATTCCTCTATTTTAAGGGGCACAGGCACCGTTGCGACAGCTGTGTGAAAGCTTGTCTCTAGCATCTTACCTGGTTGATAACATATACTCCATAATCTAGTTGCTGCCTCTGGAGAATTGGGTGCAGGTAATAGAGCCAGTACTTGAGGTGCTCCTCTCGGTTCCTGAACGGTATGATTATTGCTACCTTCTGAAGTGCTACACAGTCCTTCGGAGCAAAACGACCTCCTGCTCTGACCTGTGGGTTTATTCTTGCCACTTCTTCCAGGTTTACAGGCTGGGAGAACTCCACACGCAGTGCACCAACTGGAAGAGAGTCATAGCACAAAGCAAATTAACACACACAATCTATTTCTCTGAGCATACATCCTTTACACACATTagggttttggttgggtttggtttctAAGAAACAGAGCTTTTGGTCCAAACACAATCCCATCAGTGCTTGGAGGTATTGAAGCTTGAACCATCCATACCCAAAGCAACCTCACACCACCAAGTCAGAGCAAACCCACAAACAATGTGTGCTCTTGGCATCAGAACCCAGTCACTGACACTGAGATGTGCAGGTCCTACAGTCTGTGTGGCCAACCAAGAGCTGTGTTCCCACTGGCACATGCAccacaaaaccagcctgaaGTACTGCCCCCTGGGCTCCCAACTACCTCAGGCAGCCCAAGAGTCAAGTGCTTCAAAAATAGTTCTGCTCTCCTACTGACAAAATCACCTATGGATAGTCACATGCAAAGTGAATAAAATCcccttcctgctttttttttcttagagatATTTTTGGTGTTCTGTAGAATGCCACTTATTAATTAGAAGTTCTGTAAtagaaatgataaaaaaatccccatatcCAGATTTGCATACAGGTTGGCAATTCCTGTAGATGGTTTCAAAAGTGGCAACTTTTGAAACCATTGAAACAATGTGTTAAAACCAGGTTAAAAGTGAGAAGTCCAGGTGGCACCAGAGAAACCCTTTCAGAACAGCCAGGCTGGCCATTCTATTtgcttccagctgctccagcaccaaTGGAATGACTCATCAAGGAAGCCCAAGAAAaggcctctcctgctgccacgTCTTGCTTCCAGCACCAGCCAGTCAACAAACTGCACTTGGCACAAACTCTGCAGTGGGGGCGTTGCTGAGGGCCCCCTGCATAAGGCATAAAGCATCAGCCCATAAATACCAGTCTGAGGATCACCCCTTAATGATTTGGCTGCTGTGccctccccttctcctccatTTGGGTGTGTTTGAGTGTCCTACCTCACCAGTGCTACTGCCTCACATTTGCTGCAAGACTCCCAGGTCCCCAAGGTGGGGcacactgccctgggggagcCCCTTGGGAAGGAGCACAAGTGACTTATGGAAGTCAAAAAGGCACCACAA includes:
- the B4GALT1 gene encoding beta-1,4-galactosyltransferase 1 yields the protein MKEPSLPGTSLQRACRLLVAFCALHLSATLLYYLAGSALGPPGSPEPPPRRPPPANLSLPLSRPSPPAARARSPPAQPPLGPCPEPSPLLVGALRVEFSQPVNLEEVARINPQVRAGGRFAPKDCVALQKVAIIIPFRNREEHLKYWLYYLHPILQRQQLDYGVYVINQDGEEEFNRAKLLNIGFAEALKEYDYDCFVFSDVDLIPMDDRNTYKCYSQPRHLSVSMDKFGFRLPYNQYFGGVSALSKEQFTKINGFPNNYWGWGGEDDDIYNRLVFKGMGISRPDAVIGKCRMIRHSRDRKNEPNPERFDRIAHTRETMNSDGLNTLSYKVLRTDKYPLYTKITVDIGSPNS